The Candidatus Neomarinimicrobiota bacterium DNA segment CTTGCTTGTATTTAACTATGCAATGAGCCTTTATGAAAGCTGGCATCGCATCGCCTGGGGAGCATCTTTTGTATTACTGGTATTTGTTTTAATTCTTAATGTTCTTGTAAAAATTGCAGGAGCGAAATGGAGAACACGGTTTTAAGGATTGAAAATCTCTTTGCTGGTTATAATGATAGTGGATGGATATTGAAAGATATTAATCTATCAATCTATAAGAATAGGGTTACAACTATTATGGGACCTTCGGGGTGTGGCAAGACAACACTGATAAGGTGTATAAACCGCATGCACGAACTGACTGATGGAGCAATGGCAAAGGGTGAAATTTATCTGGATAATGAAAATATTTTTGAGATAAATCCTATACTTCTTAGAAGAAGAATCGGGATGGTGTTCCAAAGACCAAATCCATTTCCTACTATGAGCATATATGATAATGTTATTTCGGGCTATATTCTGAATGGGTTAAAACTTTCCAAGAGAGAAAAAGATGAAATTGTGGAGGATGCTTTAAGGAAGGCATTTCTATGGGATGAGGTAAAGGATGTGCTTCATAGAAAAGGGACTTTTTTATCTGGTGGACAGCAGCAGAGATTATGTATAGCGAGAGCGCTTGCTATGAAACCTGAGATAATCCTTCTTGATGAACCAACTTCTGCACTTGATCCAAAAGCTACGGCAATGATTGAGGAGTTGATTGTGGATTTAAAAAATAATGTGACAGTGTTGTTGGTAACTCATAACATAGCCCAAGCAGCAAGGGTTTCCGATTATACAGCCTTTTTATATCTTGGAAACCTTATAGAGTATGGAGAGACCCAGAAACTATTCACTGTACCGAAGGATAAAAGAACAGAAGAATATTTAACTGGAAAATTTGGTTAATAGAGGTTATTTTTGTATTTGCGAGAGATGATATGGTTAATAAAGAATTAAATTTATTAATAGAAGAAATTATTGAATATTCCCACCTTATAATAGATATGGTGGAAGGTAGTGTGAAGGGGCTCGTTGAAAAAAATAGAGATATTTTAACAAAAGTAATTGATGATATGGAGAGTCGAGCGAATGCATATGAAATAGAAATAGACAGAAATTGTGCTGAATTTATTGTCAAGTATCAACCTCGAGCTATCGATCTCAGAACGGTTTTAATGATTCTCAAAATGAATAATGATCTTGAAAGAATGGGAGACCATGCTGTAAATGCCAGTGAGAGTGCACTGTTTTTGATCCAAAGACCTGAAGTGAAACCTCTGATAGATATTCCAAGGATGGCTGAGATTTCGGTTAAGATGCTGAAAGATGCAGTTAAAGCATTTGTTAACGGAGATATAGGGCTTGCTAAGACTGTATGTGAACGAGATGATATTGTAGATAATTTGGCTGATCAGGTCTTAAGGGAGCTATTGACTTACATGGCTTCAGATCCTTCTACTATTGAGAGATCCCTTCATTTGTTGCGTGTTTCCAGTAATCTTGAAAGAATTGCTGATCTATCGACAAATATTTCAGAGGATGTTGTTTTTATTGTCTCGGGAAAAGTAATTAAACATCACGAAAGTGAAATAGAATAGATATATTTATTTTTTCTATCTTGGACTTTTATGAAATCACTTTCCTCTTATATCTTGTGATAGACTGATTAAAATTTTATATTTTAACAAATATATGTGAGGGAATTATGGATGTAAGAAAATTGTGTGCTGCCGCTTTGATAGTGATAATAGTTTTTCTTAATGCCTGTAATGTTGGTAATAGAAATATCGAAATGATTAAAAATGGCGTAGTTGTTAAAATCGATAGTCTCAATATAAAAATACAGTTTTATTCAGATAATATAGTAAGGGTTGTGAAATGGTTTCCATCGGGAACTGATAAGAAATTGAGTCTATCAGTGGTTGTTACCAGAATCCCCCGCGTTAAATATCGAATGGAAAAAGATAGTGAAAAAATATCCATTGAAACATCAGCAATGACGTTGAAAATTAATAGAAAAAATGGTAGTATCGTTTACGGTAATAATGATGGGAAGACCATTTTAGCTGAGTTCGGGCGTCCTGTATTTGAGCCATTCAAAGATCAATACGAGAATTCATTTCATATTTCACAGAAGTTTATTCTTAACGATGCCGATGGTATATATGGTCTTGGCCAGCATCAGTATGGTTACATGAATTATAGAGGTAAAAAGGTGGTCTTGGTTCAGTCAAATACAGATGCTGTTAATCCGTTTCTAATATCCACTGGAAATTTTGGGATGTTATGGGATAATTATAGTAAGACCATTTTTGAAGATAAGGAGCAATACATGCAAATGTGGTCTGATGTTGGAGATAATATAGATTATTATTTCATTTGCGGCAAAAGTATGGACGATGTGATAAAAGGCTATAGATACCTGACTGGAGATGCTCCTCTTTATGGTAAGTGGGTTTATGGTTATTGGCAGAGTAAAGAACATTATGATACTCAAGAAGAAATACTCAGTGTAGCGAGGAAGTATCGTAAGTTAAAGATACCAATTGATAACATAATACAGGATTGGAGATACTGGGGGGATAATGACAAATGGAGCGGTATGGTTTTTGATCCTGTTCGATATCCCGATCCCGATACTATGGTAAGGGAGCTTCATGATTTGAATTTTCATCTTATGATTTCCATTTGGCCCGGATTGGGACAAAACACTGAAATATATAAAGAAATGAAGAAGTATGGATATTTATATGATATTGTTGGATGGGCAAACTTCAAGTATTATGACGCCTTCAACCCAGCTGCCAATGATATTTACTGGAAGTATTTGAAAAAAGGGTTATACGATAAGGGAATTGATGCATTCTGGATTGATTCCACAGAGCCAGATATTGTGAATGCTACAACAAAAGAATCACAGGAATATGAAATGAAGAAAGTTGGAAAATGTTATCTTGGTTCATGGGCGAGATACCTGAATGCTTATTCGCTTGTAATGATGGACGCATTATATAAAAAGCTTAGAAATGTAACAGACAGAAAGAGAGTTTATCTATTAACTCGATCTGCATTTGCAGGACAGCAGCGAACAGCTGCTACTACCTGGTCCGGTGATATAGGAGCGAGCTGGGATATTTACAGGAAGCAGATCTCAGCTGGATTGAATTTTTGCATGTCAGGGATTCCTTATTGGACTTTTGATATAGGAGCTTTTGTCATTGGTGCTTATGGGGGTGTATTTATCAATGGAGGGAAAGATCCTTCATATCAGGAGTTATATACCAGGATGTTTCAATTTGGTGCATTTTGTCCAATATTTCGTGCTCACGGTTCTGAGACACCCAGAGAGATATGGGAATTTGGAGAGTTTACAGATATACTAATAAAATTTGTCAATCTAAGATATCGCTTACTTCCATATATTTATTCCCTTGCATGGAAAGTTACATCTGAAGGGTATACCTATATGAGGGGCTTGGCAATGGATTTTCCTGATGACCTTGATACCTATGATATTGATGATGAATATATGTTTGGCCCGTCGATGCTTATCTGCCCTGTTACAACTTATATGTATTATAAACCACCAGAACATAGTATCCTAATAACACCTGAACATTTTATGACTAAGGATGGTGAGCGAGGAGTGCTTGCTAAATATTTTATTGATTCCGATTTTAAAATCCAATCGCATACTCAGATAGAACCTTGCATTAACCATATGTGGTATACAGGAAGGCCAGAATATATGACCGATTCCGCTTTTTCTGTAATATGGGAAGGATACCTAATTCCCAATGAGACAGGTAAACATCAATTTCACTTGATTAGCTATGACTATAAGAACATTTATATCAATGGAAGAAAATTGGATTATGTTTATACAAGTGTAGAGCAGTATACAGAACCGATTTTTCTCAAATCAGGTAAAAAATATGATTTTCGATTAGAACTACAGAATAGATCTACGGGTGCAGCGAAAATGAAACTTTATTGGAAAACACCAAGTATATTCACTCGTGAGAAGCAAAATGTAGAGCGGTTTAAGATTCGAAATGTGTACTTACCACGGAGTAATCTATGGTATGATTTCTGGACAGGCAATGTTTATCAGGGTGGTCAGATGATTGTTGCCGAAGCTCCTATTGACAAAATACCGATATATATAAAAGCTGGCTCTATTTTGCCTATGGGACCATTTATTGAATTTGCTGACCAAAAACCTGCTGATCCAATTGAAATTAGAATTTATCCTGGTAAAGACAGTAGATTTACATTATATGAAGATGAAGGCGATGGGTACAATTATGAAATGGGTATATATTCGACGATAGATTTTATATGGGATGATGAAAATAAAACATTAACAATCGATAAAAGGAAAGGTAGCTACCCTGGAATGCTTAAAGAGAGAACATTCAATGTAGTTATTGTGGTACCGGGTAAAGGTGTAGGTGTCGAAGAGACAAAAAACCCAACAAAAACTATAAAATATAAAGGGAAAAGATTGATTGTGAGATTTTAATAGTTAATATGAATTTTATTTCAATGTCGAATCTATTGAATGACGGGGATTATGAAATCTCAGAAAAAAATTGCTTTTTTATATTTGTGCATTTAAAATTAATTTATAGATAGTATAATTCTAAGATATGATAAAGAATAAGACATGGGATTAATTTTAGAGAAAAAATATATAGATGAAAGTTGGGATTTTGAAGATGCGAATACAAAAACTCTAACCCATTGTTTTCATAACTATCCTGCAATGATGATTCCTCAGGTTGCAGCAAGACTTATAGAAAAATATGGGAGAAATGCAGATCTATTATTTGATCCTTATTGTGGTACAGGAACATCATTGGTAGAGGCAAATATGAGAAATATTAATGCTATTGGAACAGATTTAAATCCACTTGCTCGTTTAATTGCTAAAGCCAAAACCACTCCAATAAGTATTGAAATACTCGATCTATACCTGAAGGACTTTTATGATTTGATTTTCAATTTACGATTTGGAATAAAAAAATATACTCACTTTGACATACCTGTATTTGATAATATCGATTATTGGTTTACCGATGATGTTCAAAAGAAATTAGCAATTTTAAAACATTATATTGATAACATAGATAACGAACCTATAAAAAACTTTTTTTTGGTAGCTTTTAGTGAAACTGTTAGGGAAAGTTCTTTAACCAGAAATGGTGAATTCAAACTTTATAGAATTGCAGAAAAGGATATCAAAACCTTTAATCCCGATGTATATGGAATTATGGAGAGTAAACTATCTAGAAATAGGAAAGGTTTAATTGAGTTTTTGAATAATAAGCAAAATAATTCTACTTCACAAATTTGTTGTTTTAATACAGTTTACAATATTCCCGAAGAAATATTGCCAAACGATTCTGTAGATATAGTTGTAACATCGCCTCCTTATGGAGATTCTCGAACAACAGTTGCTTATGGTCAGTTTTCTAGGTTGGCCAATCAATGGTTAGGTTTTGAAACAGCTTCAAAATTAGATAACGAATTGATGGGAGGTAAAAAACCCAAAGAAATAGGAAAATTTGGAATTAAAATCATTGATGAAACAATAGAGCAAGTTGGTAACAAAGATGAAAAAAGAGTAAAAGATGTTTATTCTTTTTATAAGGATTATTTGGCTTCTATAAATAACATTTCCAAGGTAATAAAAAAGAATGGATTTGCATGTTTTGTGGTTGGAAACCGAAGAGTCAAATCTATAACTTTGCCCACAGATGAAATAACATCTGAAATTTTTAAAATTAATGGATTTCACCATATTGAAACAATAATTAGAAGGATTCCTAATAAAAGAATGCCATTAAAAAATAGCCCAACGAATATAAAAGGAGAAAAGGATTCTACAATGAATTATGAATATATTGTTGTTATGCAAAAGGTCGAAAATTAAAAAAGGTACTTGTATATGAATTTGAAAGAATTAACTAATAGATTGCAAAATATAAGTGATATGGGATATATAAGAGCTTTAAGAAGAGGGAGCACAGGAATCGGTTATACTTTTGAGTCACTGTTTGGATTAGAGGAGACAAATATTCCAATTCCTGATATAGGAGGAAGGGTTGAAATAAAAACGACTCGCAAAGATAGTTCGTCGCTTGTTACGCTTTTTACCTTTAATAGAGGTGTTTGGTTAAGGAAACAAAAAGAAATTATAGAACAATTTGGTTATGAGGATAAAAACGGAAGGAAAGCTTTAAAATCAACAATATTTTTTAATAGACCAAATTCTTTGGGATTAATTATAGAAATTGACGAAAGTAAAAAAGTAATAAGACTATTGTCTTCCAATGATATTTTGTTGGCAGAATGGGATATCTATGTTGTAGTCGGAGTTTTTTCTTCAAAATTAAGTCGATTATTGTTTGTTCTAGCTGATAGGCGTGCTGTTCAAGGTCATGAGGAGTTTCACTTTAATGAAGCCTACCTTTTAACAGAACCAAATCCAAGAAACTTTATAGATGCCATTAAAAATTCACTTGTTGGGATTGATTTAAGAATGCATTTGAAAGAAAATGAAACGGTTAGAAATAGAGGAACGGGTTTTAGAATAAGAGAAAAGGATATTTATGAGCTTTATGGGAATAGACGTAGATTGTTGTAACTTGATTTAATTTGATTTTTGATGTTCAATATTTAATCAAGGTTATTAATCTTCATCTTTAGTAATGTAAATTTAATTTTACCTGATAAGAGAATATATAAGAATAAATAAGATAGATTTAAAATTACCTCCTAATTTGCTAAAAAAATCTTGATTATGACCTCGAGTAATTGTAAGTTTTTTGGCTTTTTAATTATTAAGGTGAATGATATATGAGTAAGAAAATGTTTAAAACATATTTTCCAAAAAGGGATGATATAAAGCGCGAATGGGTGTTAGTAGATGCCGAGGGTAAAAGCCTTGGTAGGTTGGCGAGTAAAATAGCAAGTATTTTAAGAGGTAAGAATAAGCCTTATTTTAGCCCACATCTTGATACAGGTGATTTTGTAGTAGTGATTAATGCAGATAAAGTGAGATTGACAGGTAAAAAAGCTAGTCAGAAAACCTACTTTAAGCATTCAGGATATCTTGGTGGGTGGAGGCAGATCCCTTTTAAAGAGATGTTAGCCAAGCATCCAGAGAGAATAATAAAACATGCTGTTTGGGGGATGTTACCAAAAAATAGATTGGGAAGGAAAATTTTTAAGAAATTAAAGGTTTATTCTGGAACTGAGCATCCCCACCAGGCTCAAAAACCCCAAGAAATAGAAATAGAAGGGTAATATCTAATGTCTGTTGAGGAATATGTAGCTACAGGTAGAAGAAAAACATCTGTCGCAAGGCTTAGAATGAAGCCAGGAAGCGGTAAATTTATTGTAAATGGAAAGCCTGTGGAAGAATATTTTACCCGTGTAGATCATAGAAGTAGGGTTATACAGCCATTCAAGGTTACAAATTTGTTTGGAAAGTTTGACGTCAGGGTAAAGGTTAGTGGTGGTGGTATAACAGGACAAACTGATGCTGTAAGGCATGCTGTTGCAAGAGCACTTGAGAAATATGATCCGGAATTGAGGAAGATATTGAAACCTGCTGGTTTATTATCAAGGGATCCAAGAGTAAAAGAGAGAAAGAAGTACGGTTTAAGAGGTGCAAGGCGTGCATTTCAGTTTTCTAAACGATAATATTTTAAATTAGGGTTTGTGTATGGCAGAGATAACATTTGAAACGTTATGGAAAGCTGGAGCGCATTTTGGGCATCTAAAGAGTAAATGGAATCCCAAAATGCGGGATTATATATTTGCAGAGAAAAATAAGATACATATAATTGATCTAAAGAAAACCCAGAAGTGTCTTGAGGATGCGTTGAGATTTATTCGGGAAACGGTAAGAAATGGTGGGACTGTTCTATTTGTGGGTACAAAAAAGCAAGCAAAGGAAGTTGTTCAAAAAGAAGCTGATAGATGTGGAATGTTTTATGTAGTCGAAAGGTGGCTTGGTGGTACTCTCACGAATTTCCAAACGATAAAAAAAAGTATAAAGAGGCTGCAGGAGCTTGAAGAGCTTAAAAAGACTGGTTACGGTGAATCTTATACTAAAAAAGAGAGATTGATGCTGGAAAGGGAGAGGGAAAAATTAGCTATCTTGCATCGTGGTATCCGTGATATGAAATTTTTACCAGACGTGCTGGTTGTTGTAGATGAAGCCCATGAGAGAACCGCGGTTTTAGAAGCAAATAGACTTGCTATTCCAGTAGTTGCGATTGTAGATACCAATGGGGATCCTACATTAGTGGATTATCCCATTCCAGCGAATGACGATTCAATACAAACTATACAGTTAATGGTAGGCAAGATTGCCGATGCTATAATAGAAGCAAAAGGCTCAAGTTTTGTAGATGAAGGACAAACAAAAGAAAGTGTCCACGAAGAGAGTGTAGAAAAACAGGAGCAGGCACAGGGGATGGAAGATGAAAATTGATGTTGAATTAGTGAAAAAGCTTCGTGATATGACAGGCAGTGGAGTAATGGACTGCAAAGGGGCTTTGAAAGAAGCTGATGGTGATATAGAAAAAGCTGTAGAAATTCTGCGCAAAAAAGGAATAGCAAAAGCGGAGAAGAAAGCAGGGAGAGAAGTGAAGGAAGGTCTTATCTGGTCATACATTCATCCCGGTAATAAGATAGGAGTTTTGGTGGAAGTTAACTGTGAGACAGATTTTGTTGCTAGGACAGATGATTTTAAGAATTTCACAAAAGATATAGCAATGCAAATTGCGGCGACAAATCCTCTTGCTATTACAAGGGAAGATATTGATCCAAAAATCATTGAAAAAGAGAAGGAAATCTATGCTGAGCAAGCAAAAGCTCAGGGTAAGCCTGAAGCTGTTATAGAAAAAATAGTTGAGGGAAGACTGGAAAAATATTTTCAGGAAGCTTGTTTAATGGAGCAGCCTTTTGTAAAAGACCCTCAGAAGACAATAAAAGATTACCTGACGGAAATGGTAGCAAAGCTTGGCGAGAATATAGTCATATCAAGGTTTGTAAGATTCCAGCTTGGCGTTTACGAATAATATAAATTAAAAAAATAATGACAAAACCAATTTTTAAGCGTGTAATATTGAAATTCTCTGGTGAAGCGCTTGGTGGTAAAAAACATAACGGTATTGATCCTGAGATTACAGAATATATTGTTGAAGAGATAAAGTCAATAAAGGAGTTGGGGACGAAGGTTGGTATAGTTGTTGGTGGTGGGAATTTCATACGTGGTGTAAATTCCGAAGGTACAGGGCTTTTAAGAATTACTGCAGACTATATGGGAATGATGGCTACCATAATGAATGCCCTTGCACTCAGAGATTTTTTCAGGAAAAAGGGGATAGAAGCTGTAGTTACATCCGCTATAAATGTTGAAAATGTTACAGTTCCTCTTTTTATAGATAAGTTGAATGTGGAATTGGATAAAGGGAAAGTCTTAATTTTTGCTGGTGGTACAGGTAGGCCTTTTGTTAGTACTGATACAGCGGCAGCTATACGGGCATGTGAGTTTTCGGCTGATGCAATAATAAAAGGCACAAAAGTTGACGGTATTTATGATAAAGATCCCGAAGTTTATCCTGATGCGACATTTATACAGGATATTACATTTAATGATGTTCTTAAAAAAGGTTTAAATGTTATGGATATGACAGCTTTTGCAATGTGTCAGACGTATAACATTCCTGTTATTATTTATAATATGAATAAAAGAGGTTATTTAAAAAGAATAATAACTGGTGAGAAGCTTGGTAGTATAATTCATGGGGTATAAATATGCTGGATGAGATATTAAAAGATGCCGAAGAAAGAATGAAAAAAAGTGTTGAGAATACCAGACATGAGCTTTTAACAATTAGGACAGGTAGAGCTACTCCTACTCTATTAGATGGAATAAAAGTTGAGTATTATGGCTCTATGGTACCTTTAAGGCAAATAGCAAATGTTGTGACTCCTGAAGCGAGGTTAATAGTTGTAAATCCCTTTGATAGGTCGGCACTGGCGTCTATTGAGAAAGCCATTATTCAGGCAAATCTTGGATTAAATCCAATGAATGATGGTAATGTTATTCGGATACCTATACCTCCTCTGACTGAGGAAAGAAGGAAAGAACTGGTAAAAATCGTTCATAAGCTTGCGGAGGATGGAAGAGTTGCAATTAGAAATATAAGAAGAGATGCAAATGATATGATTAAGGAACTGAAAACAAACCATGAAATATCCGAGGATGAGGCAGAGCTCTATCTTGAAAAAGTACAGAAATTGACTGATAAATATATAGAAGAGATAAATTCAATGTTAAAGAGCAAAGAAAAAGAACTTATGGAAAATTAAAATTTTATTTATAGATATAAATTTTATAATAATTCCCTTTTCGTGTGTATTTTTTATTAGCATTTTGACCATCCGCACATGGGACATGTCAGGCATCCGCTTTCGTGATAAACGGTAGTGCCACACTCTGGACATGTAGTTATTAATTTTTTGTTATCTGTATTACTGGAATGATCGTCGCCAATCTTTGCATCGAGCTGTTGCAATTCTATTGGACTATTATGTAGTTCAATACCATTCTTCCCATTTCCACTTACATTTTTATTCTGTTTTTCTTTTTCATTAATATACCATTCAAGGGATTTGGCAATGGCATCGGGTGTTGAAAGTATAACTTCGCCGTTTTCCCATACGGGACTTGGCCCACCAATACCTTTCAACTGCTTTATAATATCTTTTACATCAATTCCTGATCTCAGAGCAAGGGAAATTAATCTTCCGATTGCCTCAGATTCTTCCTGAGCCTGGCTTCCTGCCTTACCTATATTTGTAAAGACCTCACATAATCCGTATTCATCTTCATTTATTGTTATATACAAGTTACCTGAGCCAGTTTTTACCCTTTTTGTTATTCCCTTTGTTACGGTAGGTCTTGTCCGGGGATGAATCTTATGGGGTTTAGATGATTCTTTTTTATGTTCTTTTTTCTTGCCGATATATAATACCTGCTGATCCTTGCTTCCATCTCTATAAATGGTTATACCCTTACAGCCAAGTTCATAAGCAAGCATGTATGCTTTTTTTACATCTTCTACCGATGATTCTTTTCTGAAATTACATGTCTTGCTTACGGCATTATC contains these protein-coding regions:
- the pstB gene encoding phosphate ABC transporter ATP-binding protein, producing the protein MENTVLRIENLFAGYNDSGWILKDINLSIYKNRVTTIMGPSGCGKTTLIRCINRMHELTDGAMAKGEIYLDNENIFEINPILLRRRIGMVFQRPNPFPTMSIYDNVISGYILNGLKLSKREKDEIVEDALRKAFLWDEVKDVLHRKGTFLSGGQQQRLCIARALAMKPEIILLDEPTSALDPKATAMIEELIVDLKNNVTVLLVTHNIAQAARVSDYTAFLYLGNLIEYGETQKLFTVPKDKRTEEYLTGKFG
- the phoU gene encoding phosphate signaling complex protein PhoU; amino-acid sequence: MVNKELNLLIEEIIEYSHLIIDMVEGSVKGLVEKNRDILTKVIDDMESRANAYEIEIDRNCAEFIVKYQPRAIDLRTVLMILKMNNDLERMGDHAVNASESALFLIQRPEVKPLIDIPRMAEISVKMLKDAVKAFVNGDIGLAKTVCERDDIVDNLADQVLRELLTYMASDPSTIERSLHLLRVSSNLERIADLSTNISEDVVFIVSGKVIKHHESEIE
- a CDS encoding DUF5110 domain-containing protein, which encodes MDVRKLCAAALIVIIVFLNACNVGNRNIEMIKNGVVVKIDSLNIKIQFYSDNIVRVVKWFPSGTDKKLSLSVVVTRIPRVKYRMEKDSEKISIETSAMTLKINRKNGSIVYGNNDGKTILAEFGRPVFEPFKDQYENSFHISQKFILNDADGIYGLGQHQYGYMNYRGKKVVLVQSNTDAVNPFLISTGNFGMLWDNYSKTIFEDKEQYMQMWSDVGDNIDYYFICGKSMDDVIKGYRYLTGDAPLYGKWVYGYWQSKEHYDTQEEILSVARKYRKLKIPIDNIIQDWRYWGDNDKWSGMVFDPVRYPDPDTMVRELHDLNFHLMISIWPGLGQNTEIYKEMKKYGYLYDIVGWANFKYYDAFNPAANDIYWKYLKKGLYDKGIDAFWIDSTEPDIVNATTKESQEYEMKKVGKCYLGSWARYLNAYSLVMMDALYKKLRNVTDRKRVYLLTRSAFAGQQRTAATTWSGDIGASWDIYRKQISAGLNFCMSGIPYWTFDIGAFVIGAYGGVFINGGKDPSYQELYTRMFQFGAFCPIFRAHGSETPREIWEFGEFTDILIKFVNLRYRLLPYIYSLAWKVTSEGYTYMRGLAMDFPDDLDTYDIDDEYMFGPSMLICPVTTYMYYKPPEHSILITPEHFMTKDGERGVLAKYFIDSDFKIQSHTQIEPCINHMWYTGRPEYMTDSAFSVIWEGYLIPNETGKHQFHLISYDYKNIYINGRKLDYVYTSVEQYTEPIFLKSGKKYDFRLELQNRSTGAAKMKLYWKTPSIFTREKQNVERFKIRNVYLPRSNLWYDFWTGNVYQGGQMIVAEAPIDKIPIYIKAGSILPMGPFIEFADQKPADPIEIRIYPGKDSRFTLYEDEGDGYNYEMGIYSTIDFIWDDENKTLTIDKRKGSYPGMLKERTFNVVIVVPGKGVGVEETKNPTKTIKYKGKRLIVRF
- a CDS encoding DNA methyltransferase, coding for MGLILEKKYIDESWDFEDANTKTLTHCFHNYPAMMIPQVAARLIEKYGRNADLLFDPYCGTGTSLVEANMRNINAIGTDLNPLARLIAKAKTTPISIEILDLYLKDFYDLIFNLRFGIKKYTHFDIPVFDNIDYWFTDDVQKKLAILKHYIDNIDNEPIKNFFLVAFSETVRESSLTRNGEFKLYRIAEKDIKTFNPDVYGIMESKLSRNRKGLIEFLNNKQNNSTSQICCFNTVYNIPEEILPNDSVDIVVTSPPYGDSRTTVAYGQFSRLANQWLGFETASKLDNELMGGKKPKEIGKFGIKIIDETIEQVGNKDEKRVKDVYSFYKDYLASINNISKVIKKNGFACFVVGNRRVKSITLPTDEITSEIFKINGFHHIETIIRRIPNKRMPLKNSPTNIKGEKDSTMNYEYIVVMQKVEN
- the rplM gene encoding 50S ribosomal protein L13, with the protein product MSKKMFKTYFPKRDDIKREWVLVDAEGKSLGRLASKIASILRGKNKPYFSPHLDTGDFVVVINADKVRLTGKKASQKTYFKHSGYLGGWRQIPFKEMLAKHPERIIKHAVWGMLPKNRLGRKIFKKLKVYSGTEHPHQAQKPQEIEIEG
- the rpsI gene encoding 30S ribosomal protein S9 produces the protein MSVEEYVATGRRKTSVARLRMKPGSGKFIVNGKPVEEYFTRVDHRSRVIQPFKVTNLFGKFDVRVKVSGGGITGQTDAVRHAVARALEKYDPELRKILKPAGLLSRDPRVKERKKYGLRGARRAFQFSKR
- the rpsB gene encoding 30S ribosomal protein S2, which encodes MAEITFETLWKAGAHFGHLKSKWNPKMRDYIFAEKNKIHIIDLKKTQKCLEDALRFIRETVRNGGTVLFVGTKKQAKEVVQKEADRCGMFYVVERWLGGTLTNFQTIKKSIKRLQELEELKKTGYGESYTKKERLMLEREREKLAILHRGIRDMKFLPDVLVVVDEAHERTAVLEANRLAIPVVAIVDTNGDPTLVDYPIPANDDSIQTIQLMVGKIADAIIEAKGSSFVDEGQTKESVHEESVEKQEQAQGMEDEN
- the tsf gene encoding translation elongation factor Ts; the protein is MKIDVELVKKLRDMTGSGVMDCKGALKEADGDIEKAVEILRKKGIAKAEKKAGREVKEGLIWSYIHPGNKIGVLVEVNCETDFVARTDDFKNFTKDIAMQIAATNPLAITREDIDPKIIEKEKEIYAEQAKAQGKPEAVIEKIVEGRLEKYFQEACLMEQPFVKDPQKTIKDYLTEMVAKLGENIVISRFVRFQLGVYE
- a CDS encoding UMP kinase, coding for MTKPIFKRVILKFSGEALGGKKHNGIDPEITEYIVEEIKSIKELGTKVGIVVGGGNFIRGVNSEGTGLLRITADYMGMMATIMNALALRDFFRKKGIEAVVTSAINVENVTVPLFIDKLNVELDKGKVLIFAGGTGRPFVSTDTAAAIRACEFSADAIIKGTKVDGIYDKDPEVYPDATFIQDITFNDVLKKGLNVMDMTAFAMCQTYNIPVIIYNMNKRGYLKRIITGEKLGSIIHGV
- the frr gene encoding ribosome recycling factor is translated as MLDEILKDAEERMKKSVENTRHELLTIRTGRATPTLLDGIKVEYYGSMVPLRQIANVVTPEARLIVVNPFDRSALASIEKAIIQANLGLNPMNDGNVIRIPIPPLTEERRKELVKIVHKLAEDGRVAIRNIRRDANDMIKELKTNHEISEDEAELYLEKVQKLTDKYIEEINSMLKSKEKELMEN